The proteins below are encoded in one region of Mycobacterium shinjukuense:
- a CDS encoding FAD-dependent oxidoreductase, with translation MRPYHVAIVGSGPSGFFAAASLLKAADTSDEIDVAVDMLEMLPTPWGLVRSGVAPDHPKIKSISKQFEKTAEDPRFRFFGNLVVGEHVQPADLAERYDAVIYAVGAQSDRTLNIPGEDLPGSISAVDFVGWYNAHPHFEDKTPDLSGARAVVVGNGNVALDVARILVTDPDVLALTDIADHALESLRPRSVEEVVIIGRRGPLQTAFTTLELRELGDLDGVDVIVDPAQLAGISDDDAAAVGKTTKQNIKVLRDYAHREPRPGHRRIVFRFLTSPIEIKGDGKVERIVLGHNELVTDDSGWVSAKDTGEREELPAQLIVRSVGYRGVPTPGLPFDDRRGTIPNTDGRIDGSRNEYVVGWIKRGPTGVIGTNKKDAQDTVDTLMADLAAAQASARLADFPQDHADRLVDWLASRQPKLVTSAHWNVIDAFERAAGEPQGRPRVKLPNIAELLRVGHG, from the coding sequence ATGCGTCCCTATCATGTCGCCATCGTCGGCTCCGGACCGTCGGGGTTCTTCGCCGCCGCGTCGCTGTTGAAGGCCGCCGACACCTCCGACGAGATCGACGTGGCCGTCGACATGCTGGAGATGCTGCCGACCCCCTGGGGTTTGGTGCGCTCCGGGGTGGCTCCCGATCACCCCAAGATCAAGTCGATCAGCAAGCAATTCGAAAAGACCGCCGAAGACCCCCGCTTCCGCTTCTTCGGCAACCTGGTGGTGGGCGAGCACGTCCAGCCCGCCGACCTCGCCGAGCGCTATGACGCCGTGATCTACGCCGTCGGGGCGCAGTCCGATCGCACGCTGAACATTCCCGGCGAGGATCTGCCGGGCAGCATTTCCGCGGTCGATTTCGTCGGCTGGTACAACGCACACCCGCACTTCGAGGACAAGACACCCGATCTGTCGGGTGCCCGGGCGGTCGTCGTGGGTAACGGCAACGTCGCCCTCGATGTGGCGCGCATCCTGGTCACCGATCCCGACGTGCTGGCGCTCACCGACATCGCCGACCACGCGCTGGAGTCGTTGCGCCCCCGCAGCGTCGAGGAGGTGGTGATTATCGGCCGGCGCGGCCCGTTGCAGACCGCGTTCACCACGCTGGAGCTGCGTGAGCTGGGAGACCTCGACGGCGTCGACGTGATCGTCGATCCCGCGCAGCTGGCGGGCATCAGCGACGACGACGCGGCGGCCGTGGGCAAGACCACCAAGCAGAACATCAAGGTGCTGCGCGACTACGCCCACCGCGAGCCTCGTCCGGGCCATCGTCGCATCGTGTTTCGATTCCTGACATCCCCGATCGAAATCAAGGGCGATGGCAAGGTGGAACGAATCGTGCTGGGCCACAACGAACTGGTCACCGACGACAGCGGGTGGGTGTCGGCCAAGGACACCGGCGAGCGCGAGGAGTTGCCGGCACAGCTGATCGTGCGGTCGGTCGGCTACCGCGGCGTGCCCACTCCCGGGCTGCCGTTCGACGACCGGCGCGGGACCATCCCCAACACCGACGGCCGGATCGACGGCAGCCGCAACGAATACGTCGTGGGGTGGATCAAGCGCGGACCGACCGGGGTGATCGGCACCAACAAGAAGGACGCCCAGGACACCGTGGACACCTTGATGGCCGATCTGGCCGCCGCTCAGGCGTCGGCGAGGCTCGCCGACTTCCCGCAGGACCACGCGGACCGATTGGTCGACTGGCTGGCATCTCGCCAGCCGAAGCTGGTCACGTCGGCGCACTGGAATGTCATCGACGCCTTCGAGCGGGCAGCCGGCGAGCCGCAGGGGCGTCCCCGTGTCAAGCTGCCTAACATCGCCGAGCTGTTGCGCGTCGGGCACGGCTGA
- a CDS encoding FAD-binding oxidoreductase — translation MRSWWGWGTVEDALSGPETSALAARVAALLPGHDLIEHQPPDPTALGLTAPRITPPASLAALCSGDPVDRVGHARGKAYRDVARNLQGRLGNVPDLIVRPRSEQNVVDVLDWCTRQGIPVIPYGGGSSVVGGVEPRFPEPAVTLDVGAMGAVLEIDRASRAARIQAGALGPAIEDQLRPHDLTLRHFPQSFGFSSLGGWLATRSGGHFATLYTHIDDLTESLRVVTPAGVSESRRLPGSGAGPSPDRLFLGSEGTLGIITEAWIRVQDRPRWQVTASVTFDAWAAAVAATRTIAQAGLYPANCRLLDPAEAFLNAGTAVGGGLLVLAFESADHPIDPWLDRAMAIAADHGGTVASRRGRETASGTTENDASQNWRAAFLRMPYQRDALARRAVIAETFETACTWNGFDTLHAAVTDAARTAIDKVCGTGVVTCRFTHVYPDGPAPYYGIYAGGRWGSLDAQWDQIKAAVSEAISTAGGTITHHHAVGRDHRPWYDRQRPEPFAAALRAAKAALDPAGILNPGVLID, via the coding sequence GTGCGTTCGTGGTGGGGTTGGGGCACGGTCGAGGACGCGCTGTCCGGCCCGGAGACCAGCGCCCTGGCGGCACGGGTCGCCGCACTGCTGCCCGGCCATGACCTGATCGAGCATCAGCCGCCGGACCCGACCGCGCTCGGGTTGACGGCGCCGCGGATCACCCCGCCGGCATCACTGGCGGCGCTGTGCTCGGGCGACCCGGTGGATAGGGTCGGGCACGCGCGCGGCAAAGCGTATCGTGACGTCGCGCGCAACCTGCAGGGCCGGCTCGGAAACGTCCCCGACCTGATCGTCCGACCGCGCAGCGAGCAAAACGTGGTCGACGTGCTGGATTGGTGTACCCGACAAGGGATTCCGGTCATCCCGTACGGCGGCGGCAGCTCCGTGGTGGGCGGGGTCGAGCCGCGCTTCCCGGAGCCCGCGGTCACGCTGGACGTCGGCGCCATGGGCGCGGTGCTCGAGATCGACCGGGCCAGCCGGGCGGCACGGATCCAGGCGGGCGCCCTCGGGCCCGCCATCGAAGACCAACTACGCCCGCACGATCTGACGCTGCGCCATTTCCCGCAGTCCTTCGGGTTCTCCAGCCTGGGCGGCTGGTTGGCCACCCGCTCCGGCGGCCACTTCGCCACGCTGTACACCCACATCGACGACTTGACCGAATCGCTGCGGGTTGTCACCCCAGCCGGGGTCAGCGAGTCGCGGCGGCTGCCCGGATCCGGCGCCGGGCCATCCCCCGACCGGCTGTTCCTCGGCTCGGAAGGCACGCTGGGCATCATCACCGAGGCGTGGATTCGGGTGCAGGATCGTCCGCGCTGGCAGGTCACCGCGTCGGTGACGTTCGACGCCTGGGCCGCCGCGGTCGCCGCCACCCGGACGATCGCGCAGGCCGGGCTGTACCCGGCCAACTGCCGACTCTTGGACCCAGCCGAGGCGTTTCTGAACGCCGGCACCGCGGTCGGCGGCGGCCTGCTGGTGCTGGCTTTCGAATCCGCCGACCACCCGATCGACCCGTGGCTGGACCGGGCCATGGCGATCGCCGCCGACCACGGCGGCACCGTCGCCTCCCGGCGCGGTCGCGAGACCGCAAGCGGCACAACCGAAAACGACGCGTCACAGAATTGGCGCGCGGCGTTTCTGCGGATGCCGTACCAACGTGACGCCCTGGCTCGTCGCGCCGTCATCGCCGAGACCTTCGAAACCGCCTGCACCTGGAACGGATTCGATACCCTGCACGCCGCGGTGACCGACGCCGCGCGGACCGCGATCGACAAGGTCTGCGGGACAGGCGTGGTGACCTGCCGGTTCACCCATGTCTATCCCGACGGCCCGGCCCCGTACTACGGCATCTACGCGGGCGGGCGCTGGGGCTCGCTGGACGCGCAGTGGGACCAGATCAAGGCCGCGGTGTCCGAGGCGATCAGCACCGCCGGCGGCACCATCACCCACCACCACGCGGTGGGTCGCGACCACCGGCCCTGGTATGACCGGCAGCGGCCGGAGCCGTTCGCAGCCGCGCTGCGCGCGGCCAAAGCGGCGCTGGACCCCGCCGGGATTCTCAATCCCGGAGTGCTCATCGACTAG